A genomic window from Coriobacteriia bacterium includes:
- the rsfS gene encoding ribosome silencing factor, producing MEAKKNPRDFTTEEFARTAMQAALDKKATDVIALNVAPFLSVTDYFILATGANERQIASIADEIEDRLVEAYHLKPIGREGKGTSPWVLLDFGDIVVHVFQPDTREEYRLDKLWSEAKRLKVEE from the coding sequence ATGGAGGCGAAGAAGAATCCGCGTGACTTCACGACGGAGGAATTCGCCCGAACCGCCATGCAGGCCGCACTCGACAAAAAAGCAACCGATGTCATTGCGCTCAACGTAGCACCGTTTCTCTCTGTGACGGACTATTTCATATTGGCCACCGGAGCAAACGAACGCCAGATCGCTTCCATCGCCGATGAAATAGAGGACCGTCTGGTAGAGGCCTATCACCTCAAGCCGATCGGGCGAGAAGGCAAAGGAACGAGTCCGTGGGTTTTGCTCGATTTCGGCGACATCGTCGTGCATGTTTTCCAACCCGATACCCGCGAGGAATATCGTTTGGATAAACTTTGGAGTGAAGCCAAGCGTTTGAAGGTCGAGGAATAA
- a CDS encoding DMT family transporter yields MMAKLKSADRQVVAVVALIFVATVWGATFVVVADAITQYPVYAFLCLRFAIAALAFLAFFPKVLKRIDVHNLKLGIPAGILLSAGYILQTLGLLPLSQGGTTPARTAFLTGMYVVLVPVAQSIIRKRMPHRGTIVGVGLALSGLVLLSGITLSGTHGWVLGDTLVLASAFAYAAHMILLGTNDKHHDTLALTFVQLAVVALTTGAMSLATGEHAGLPTSPNVWFALLTCGLVASAFAFVVQTWAQRILPPSRIALILISEPALGGLFGWWMAGLAPTREVIGAALMLAGMITSELMASRQAHMQAQRLKRAVEGMPVFTDDPNRNKRVPSKSDE; encoded by the coding sequence ATGATGGCGAAACTCAAAAGCGCCGATCGGCAAGTCGTCGCCGTCGTCGCCCTCATATTCGTCGCAACAGTGTGGGGTGCGACGTTCGTTGTCGTGGCCGATGCCATAACCCAGTACCCGGTTTATGCCTTTTTGTGCCTGCGCTTCGCCATTGCAGCTCTTGCGTTTCTGGCTTTTTTCCCCAAAGTCCTCAAACGAATCGATGTGCATAACCTCAAGCTCGGGATTCCCGCCGGTATCTTGCTGTCCGCGGGCTACATTTTGCAAACGCTCGGCCTGTTGCCCTTAAGCCAGGGAGGCACAACCCCTGCCCGTACCGCTTTTCTGACGGGTATGTATGTCGTGCTCGTTCCGGTTGCGCAAAGCATCATCAGGAAAAGGATGCCGCATCGTGGAACCATCGTCGGCGTCGGACTCGCGCTTTCCGGCCTTGTGCTTCTTTCGGGCATAACGCTGAGCGGTACGCATGGGTGGGTTCTCGGTGACACGCTTGTGCTCGCATCGGCGTTTGCCTATGCGGCCCACATGATTTTGCTCGGTACGAACGACAAACATCACGACACGCTGGCGCTCACGTTCGTTCAGCTGGCGGTCGTCGCTTTGACCACCGGTGCGATGTCGCTTGCGACAGGCGAGCATGCCGGGCTTCCGACGAGTCCGAATGTGTGGTTCGCACTTCTTACCTGCGGTTTGGTGGCCTCGGCGTTTGCGTTCGTCGTGCAGACGTGGGCGCAGCGCATTTTGCCGCCGTCGCGTATCGCCTTGATTTTGATTTCCGAGCCTGCACTCGGTGGACTTTTCGGATGGTGGATGGCCGGCTTGGCACCGACCCGAGAGGTTATCGGTGCGGCGCTCATGCTCGCCGGCATGATCACTTCCGAGCTCATGGCTTCACGCCAGGCGCACATGCAGGCACAACGGCTCAAGCGCGCCGTCGAAGGTATGCCGGTGTTCACCGACGATCCGAATCGCAACAAGCGCGTGCCTTCGAAATCAGACGAGTAG
- a CDS encoding Crp/Fnr family transcriptional regulator, with translation MLYLQREGKLLEHLFSAHDKQTIAHSHLFEDMPINQQDTLLACLHAKKKSYRKDETVLRAGDKVAEVGIVLTGGVNITKDDFEGNRSILSKAGPGAMFAEAFVCSNADTLPVSVISTEKTEILFIDYKRIVTVCSSACDFHNRLINNMMSILAHKNVMLTEKVEHTGKRTTKEKLLSYLSTRAIKSGNSTFDIPFNRQELADYLGVDRSAMSAELCKLRDAHILSFERNHFTLY, from the coding sequence ATGTTGTATTTACAACGAGAAGGAAAACTTTTGGAACATTTATTTTCAGCACACGACAAGCAAACGATCGCACATTCGCACCTGTTCGAAGATATGCCCATCAATCAACAGGATACACTCCTTGCCTGCCTGCACGCGAAAAAGAAAAGTTACAGAAAAGATGAAACCGTTTTGAGGGCGGGCGATAAAGTCGCCGAAGTGGGAATCGTGCTTACGGGTGGCGTGAACATCACCAAAGACGACTTCGAGGGAAACCGCTCCATTCTTTCCAAAGCGGGACCGGGCGCGATGTTTGCGGAGGCCTTCGTCTGCTCGAACGCGGATACGCTCCCCGTGAGCGTCATCTCGACGGAAAAGACCGAGATACTCTTCATCGATTATAAGAGAATCGTCACGGTGTGTTCCTCGGCCTGCGACTTCCACAACCGCCTCATCAACAACATGATGAGTATTTTGGCGCATAAAAACGTCATGCTCACGGAGAAAGTCGAACACACCGGCAAGCGCACCACGAAAGAAAAGCTTCTCTCCTACTTGTCGACTCGCGCGATCAAATCCGGGAACTCGACGTTCGACATCCCGTTCAACAGACAGGAGCTCGCCGACTACTTAGGCGTCGACAGAAGCGCGATGTCTGCCGAACTGTGCAAACTGCGCGACGCGCACATCCTCTCCTTCGAGAGAAACCATTTCACGCTGTATTGA